CATCCAAGACCGGCAAAGCAGAATTTATATAAGAGAAAGGTGAAGGTAGAGGGCAAAAAACGTTGCAATTGGTCTGAGAACAGTGAATCTTGTTTGCAGTTTTTGGTTAAACTGATCAGTTGGCAGTTAGGAGTAGGTTATTCAGGATTGAACACAAGGCCTTGAATAGGGCCACTAGTGgcatagaaaaaagaattcagttGTGAGACTCTGGAAATCTTGAGTTTGGCTGTGGAGCATGAGTGACAAACATCTGTCAGTGTCCAACATCTGGGCTATCACCTTAATTaccataatattctaaatctaaATCACATAGTATTTAcctaaaattgtttaaaataatctttttaaagtaagttatttttcatttttaatgaagaaagcAAATTTCAGTCTTAACAGCTGAAAATATGTTCTAGGCTTGAATAAAATAGAGTGCTTCTACTCTTTCAACTAAAATCTTCGCCAGAAAGAAAGATCATAAGTAAAGTGCTTCAGGGAAGATGGCATTTCCCAGCCTACAAAGCGGCCTGGAGGGGAAAGTTCTCTAAGGAGACATACAGTGTGTCAAGTTTAACAGATACtcactccctccttttctcccacCTTCTGTCCAGCTTAATTGCCTTCAGTCAGTCTCCAGTGGAGGCTTGTCAATTCATCCAGCATTTTGAGCTGGCCTCTCCTAAATGAGAGCTTTTCAACAACTTTTGCATTTTGCCAGCCACCTAcgaaatttaaatttaaggttTAATGCTGAGACACCACCAGACAAATTTTGGCAGAGATTGAGCACTGGGGTTCAAAAAAACAAGCGTTGGTTTGAATCTTAAGTAGATAAGCCAAGTGAATAGAGGACTACGACAAATAAAGCAGCATCTGCCAACGGTTTACGTCAACATTAGTTCTGCACTGCATTCGTCCCACTAACAAAactattgagaaagaaaaattaggttAAGAGACTTTATTACCAGAACAGTTTACAAGGGCAGGAGATGCAGCCTTGTTAAAGAACAAATGTGTGCTCCAAAAGAACACAAAAGGGTTAATGTGTGTAGGAAAAAAAAGTTCCTGCTCCAGTTCTCACTCCGGTCCGCTAAGTAAATGACACCAGCTTCCAACCAGCCTTTGCTTTAGCAGGGGTAAACAGTAACAGCTATGAGCCTCTCAAGTCATAGGAATGTGCGGTTTCTTGTGGGAATGCCGAGTACGTGTGTGGCGTCTAGTCATTAAATGGCCGCTTGGCTCCATTTTGAATTTAGGCTGTTAGTTACCATTCATTTTGATTAACTGCCTTTCAGGGCTCACTAttcatttaaagttaaaaaagtaaTGCTTACTGCCAGCCCTTTCCAACAAACTCTCAAACTGAATATACTGTCTGGTCACAGCTCTCTTTGTGGATATGGGggtggctcttaaaagagcctttggTATTAAAGGGAAAGACGCTTACTTGGCAAATTTACTTGGAGCTGGTGTACTTGGTGACTGCTTTGGTGCCCTCGGACACGGCGTGCTTGGCCAGCTCTCCCGGCAGCAGCAGGCGCACCGCCGTCTGGATCTCCCTGGAGGTGATGGTCGAGCGCTTGTTGTAATGTGCCAGGCGAGAGGCCTCGCCCGCGATGCGCTCGAAGATGTCGTTGACGAAGGAATTCATGATGCCCATGGCCTTCGAGGAGATGCCGGTGTCAGGGTGGACTTGTTTCAGCACCTTGTAGACATACACCGAGTAGCTCTCCTTGCGGCTGCGCTTGCGCTTCTTGCCATCTTTTTTCTGGGCCTTGGTCACAGCCTTCTTGGAGCCCTTCTTCGGCGCAGGAGCAGACTTAGCTGGCTCAggcattttaaaatcttaaaacacCAGAAGTGTGTGAAGTGAGCAGATTTCTGCTACTTATAGGGCTTTTTATGCTAATGAGGGATTCAAAGGCCGGCTTAGTTAATTGGAAGACAAACAGCGGAGCTGTCATCCAGGGGCTGAACTATGCAAATGAAGTATGGAAATACAGCTTTTCTATTGGCTACTTGTCTACTCTCTCTCCTAACCAATCAGATAATCGGAGTTACTCCCCAGAAAATACCTATAAAAGCAGCCATGTTTTACATACTTCCTGATCTCACTTATTTTCGTGATCTTAGgagtgtaattatttttttcGTTTGCGATGTCTGGGCGAGGCAAGCAAGGAGGCAAAGCTCGCGCTAAAGCGAAGTCTCGTTCTTCTCGGGCCGGCCTTCAGTTCCCCGTGGGCCGAGTGCACCGTC
The nucleotide sequence above comes from Microcebus murinus isolate Inina chromosome 15, M.murinus_Inina_mat1.0, whole genome shotgun sequence. Encoded proteins:
- the LOC105858301 gene encoding histone H2B type 1-C/E/F/G/I → MPEPAKSAPAPKKGSKKAVTKAQKKDGKKRKRSRKESYSVYVYKVLKQVHPDTGISSKAMGIMNSFVNDIFERIAGEASRLAHYNKRSTITSREIQTAVRLLLPGELAKHAVSEGTKAVTKYTSSK